In Toxoplasma gondii ME49 chromosome VIII, whole genome shotgun sequence, a single genomic region encodes these proteins:
- a CDS encoding hypothetical protein (encoded by transcript TGME49_270805) — protein MWTLRSRLVASDPDVAFALRDLSLVRRRFSPGVFLVVSISPFAFFCVEIERFPTKIKLRTSPTVCHATDSASGVQPGHIHRWKSWRRETPRSAESIAGTAESNRQCARQGKDTTTMADAFAVLRSRAGEVAFLQQCRNQLFLPSLSPSRVSRPVEQGPANSRFSRLSAVACETPGSAGETMRAVEACGPRDKISTGQKEAYSEELPRRHLRRQVVSSQVSLEDPALGSASSSCSDLSFRQKESTSSFFCFASVVSPLVSAVC, from the exons ATGTGGACACTCCGGTCACGTCTCGTTGCGTCGGATCCTGATGTCGCATTCGCGCTTCGCGATTTGTCGCTGGTCCGCCGTCGCTTCTCACCTGGTGTGTTTCTGGTGGTCAGCATTTCCccctttgcttttttctgtgtcgagATCGAGCGTTTTCCCACAAAAATCAAGCTGAGAACTTCCCCGACAGTTTGCCACGCGACAGACTCAG CCTCGGGAGTCCAACCGGGTCACATACATCGCTGGAAGAGTTGGCGTCGAGAAACACCAAGAAGCGCAGAATCGATCGCCGGGACGGCAGAAAGCAATCGTCAGTGCgcgagacagggaaaagaCACAACGACAATGGCTGACGCCTTTGCAGTTCTGCGTTCAAGGGCTGGTGAAGTCGCCTTCCTTCAGCAGTGCCGCAACCAACTGTTCCttccctcgctgtctccctcacgcgtctctcgtcctgTAGAGCAAGGACCTGCGaactctcgcttctctcgtctctctgcagttgcATGTGAAACACCCGGGAGCGCCGGAGAGACAATGCGCGCCGTCGAAGCTTGCGGACCTCGAGACAAGATCTCCACCGGACAAAAGGAAGCATATTCTGAAGAACTGCCGCGCCGTCACCTGCGCAGACAAGTTGTTTCGTCGCAGGTGTCTCTGGAGGATCCCGCGCTGGGCTCGGCTTCGTCCTCGTGTTCAGACCTCTCCTTCAGACAAAAAGAGTCGACGagcagtttcttctgcttcgcttcgGTCGTCTCCCCTCTTGTCTCGGCCGTCTGTTAA
- a CDS encoding GAF domain-containing protein (encoded by transcript TGME49_270800), with translation MATRIFTSSAVHTARRVQCTKTRSRSRRSSFSSPCLASKTGASFFPWSLPHSFARPTSSTRPPPPPSFPTTPSGTDSPGEPRSSWCTFQMHAKPCAYPSLLSAPLLSARLRRSVTRSCLKALATTSLCPPLREIKASAASAASAASAARPTTLPFASPSSTHAPCPTLLLSPSCNLLLASSPCPLLPSPCATASSPPPAASPPPAASPPPAASAASASSPPPASSPPPASSASSASSPPPASSASSASSPPAVGAASAPSSAETLKGPLTWEEWWHVFGFCALPMVAFGVMDQFIMIRLGEFVDATLGVTFGLATLSAAAVGQLCSDTAGVVFGSTIESVAQRVGVTTPPFDIYSKRAPSSTQVVRTLGAACGVAFGCLLGMSQLLFMDLDRSERLKKQQRLDAIFQMVVQDCPQLLGCERATLFVYDKTRNEVWSKAIFGLEHATRIDKNAQEKSLTTWILEHKQLVNCPDARSDPRFNPQFDEKHKACTRSILAAPVFGKDGDVIAVLTCFNKQRKGKEDERKEDERREEGRERPERRGEQRPQEVPAVQKQAKSRGETEDALAFTVEDEKVIRLLSKNLALFMDTFDYGATEDQKVIALPFQGEEDSALAARAGPSADAVPAEAAAGTPQGNARSEEQKGEASAKQGGGLETQKLQAEEEAEDQTRKEKKEKREEEEKRKVVKEKSAVSGEALLRAKLLSWFTRKQPEKPSTEEAAQSADAGKTESAATNSTREEAVLISRFDLPLLGAPVPEPKEELEKPKNLFWWTGKREKKPQEPSV, from the coding sequence ATGGCGACTCGAATCTTCACTTCCAGTGCGGTACATACAGCCCGTCGGGTGCAGTGCACCAAGACGAggtctcgctctcgtcgctcttccttctcttcgccttgcCTTGCCTCGAAGACTGGCGCCAGTTTCTTTCCGTGGAGCCTCCCTCACTCGTTTGCTCGCCCAACGTCTTCCACGCGACCTccgcctccgccttcgtTTCCAACCACACCTTCCGGAACGGACTCTCCGGGCGAACCTCGGAGCTCGTGGTGTACCTTTCAAATGCATGCGAAACCTTGCGCGTATCCGTCTTTGCTCtcggcgcctcttctctctgcgcgtctGCGGCGATCCGTCACGCGTTCCTGTCTGAAGGCCCTGGCGACGACGTCGCTGTGCCCCCCTCTGAGGGAGATCAAGGCGTCCGCTGCATCCGCTGCATCCGCTGCATCCGCTGCTCGGCCCACCACTCTCCCTTTCGCATCTCCCTCGTCGACTCATGCGCCCTGCCCGAcgctcctcctctcgccttcctgcaATCTCCTccttgcgtcttctccgtgccctctcctcccctctccttgtgcgactgcttcctctcctccacctgctgcctctcctccacctgctgcctctcctccacctgctgcctctgctgcctctgcttcctctcctccacctgcttcctctcctccacctgcttcctctgcttcctctgcttcctctcctccacctgcttcctctgcttcctctgcttcctctcctcccgctgttggcgctgcttctgcgccGTCGTCTGCGGAGACGCTGAAGGGCCCGCTGACATGGGAGGAATGGTGGCATGTGTTTGGTTTCTGCGCGTTGCCCATGGTAGCGTTTGGGGTGATGGACCAGTTCATCATGATTCGTTTGGGAGAGTTCGTCGACGCGACTCTGGGCGTGACGTTCGGCCTGGCGACGCTTTCGGCGGCCGCAGTCGGGCAGCTGTGCAGCGACACCGCAGGCGTCGTGTTTGGGAGCACAATTGAATCCGTCGCGCAGAGAGTGGGCGTCACCACCCCCCCGTTCGACATCTACAGCAAGCGGGCGCCGTCCTCGACGCAGGTAGTACGGACGCTCGGCGCAGCGTGTGGAGTTGCGTTCGGCTGTCTCTTGGGGATGAGTCAGCTGCTGTTCATGGACTTGGATCGCTcggagagactgaagaagcagcagcgactCGACGCGATCTTCCAGATGGTCGTCCAAGACTGCCCCCAGCTGCTTGGCTGTGAGCGAGCAACGCTGTTCGTCTACGACAAGACTCGAAACGAGGTATGGTCGAAGGCGATCTTCGGCCTCGAACATGCGACGCGAATCGACAAGAACGCACAGGAAAAGTCTCTGACGACGTGGATCCTCGAACACAAGCAACTGGTGAACTGTCCAGACGCCCGCAGCGACCCGCGCTTCAATCCGCAGTTCGACGAAAAACACAAGGCATGCACCAGGTCGATTCTCGCCGCACCGGTCTTCGGCAAAGACGGAGACGTCATCGCCGTCTTGACATGCTTCAACAAACagaggaaggggaaagaagacgaacggaaagaagacgaacggagagaagaggggagagagagaccggagagaagaggggagcaACGGCCGCAGGAAGTACCGGCGGTGCAGAAGCAAGCGAAGAGTCGTGGAGAAACTGAAGACGCACTCGCGTTCACGgtggaggacgagaaagTGATTCGTCTCTTGAGCAAGAACCTCGCGTTGTTCATGGACACGTTCGACTACGGGGCAACTGAAGATCAGAAGGTGATTGCCCTTCCTTtccagggagaagaagactctgCTCTCGCAGCTCGCGCTGGGCCTTCTGCCGACGCGGTGCCGGCCGAGGCTGCAGCTGGGACTCCGCAAGGAAATGCACGTtcggaagagcagaaaggcgaagccTCCGCGAAACAGGGGGGGGGactggagacacagaagctgcaggctgaagaagaagcagaggaccaaacgaggaaggagaagaaagaaaagagagaggaagaagagaaacgcaaggTGGTGAAGGAGAAGTCCGCAGTATCGGGCGAGGCCCTACTGAGGGCAAAACTGCTTTCTTGGTTCACTCGGAAACAGCCGGAGAAACCAAGTACTGAGGAAGCTGCACAGTCAGCGGACGCAGGGAAAACGGAGTCCGCGGCAACGAACTCGACGCGCGAAGAGGCTGTTCTCATCTCGCGCTTCGACTTGCCACTGTTGGGCGCGCCTGTCCCCGAACCCaaagaagaactggagaaacCGAAAAACCTGTTTTGGTGGACtgggaaacgcgagaagaagccccAAGAACCGAGTGTCTAG